Proteins encoded by one window of Brevibacterium atlanticum:
- the rapZ gene encoding RNase adapter RapZ has product MSTPAEPNGSDHPIEVVLVTGMSGAGRSTVANVLEDMDWYVVDNLPPQMMRPLVELVARADGALPKIAIVIDAKGRTKYTELQETISDFLDQGLSLRILYLEASDEVLVRRFESTRRPHPMQADGTLLEGIEAEKAQLESLRHRADIIVDTSDLNVHQLSAEVRKRFSDDDTPPLRLTVMSFGFKYGLPKDADHIADVRFLPNPYWIPHLRGHNGLDSDVADYVLEQPGAEQFIERYAATLATVAEGYLHEGRGYAMIGIGCTGGKHRSVAISERVGKLLSAQTGIPVTVRHRDLGRE; this is encoded by the coding sequence GTGAGTACACCGGCCGAACCGAACGGTTCCGACCACCCCATCGAGGTCGTGCTCGTCACCGGCATGTCCGGGGCGGGACGGTCCACCGTGGCCAATGTGCTCGAGGACATGGACTGGTACGTTGTCGACAACCTGCCTCCGCAGATGATGCGGCCGCTCGTCGAACTCGTCGCCCGCGCCGACGGTGCGCTGCCGAAGATCGCGATCGTCATCGACGCCAAGGGTCGGACGAAGTACACCGAGCTGCAGGAGACCATCAGCGACTTCCTCGATCAGGGGCTGTCGCTGCGCATCCTCTACCTCGAGGCCTCCGACGAAGTCCTCGTCCGCCGCTTCGAATCGACCAGGCGGCCTCATCCGATGCAGGCCGACGGCACGCTACTCGAGGGCATCGAAGCAGAGAAGGCCCAACTCGAGAGCCTGCGGCACCGGGCCGACATCATCGTCGACACCTCGGATCTCAACGTCCATCAGCTCTCCGCCGAGGTTCGCAAGCGCTTCAGCGACGACGACACCCCGCCCCTGCGTCTGACGGTGATGAGCTTCGGCTTCAAATACGGTCTGCCCAAGGACGCCGACCACATCGCCGACGTCCGCTTTCTGCCCAACCCGTACTGGATCCCGCATCTGCGCGGTCACAACGGACTCGACTCGGATGTCGCCGACTATGTGCTCGAACAGCCCGGCGCGGAGCAGTTCATCGAGCGCTATGCGGCGACCCTGGCCACCGTGGCCGAAGGCTATCTGCATGAGGGCCGCGGCTACGCGATGATCGGCATCGGCTGCACCGGAGGCAAACACCGTTCGGTGGCGATCAGCGAACGCGTCGGCAAACTGCTGTCCGCGCAGACCGGCATCCCGGTCACCGTGCGCCATCGCGATCTGGGGAGAGAATGA
- the uvrA gene encoding excinuclease ABC subunit UvrA — protein MKTNNGEQVPGVSHLDTLWVKGARAHNLKNVEVALPRDSMVVFTGLSGSGKSSLAFDTIFAEGQRRYVESLSSYARMFLGQMDKPDVDFIEGLSPAVSIDQKSTSRNPRSTVGTITEVYDFLRLLWARIGVPHCPVCGEVITKQTPQQIVDQLLELPERTKFLVLAPVVRSRKGEFVDLFTELQAKGFSRVVVDGEQITLSDPPTLEKQYKHTISVVVDRLVAKSGMRPRLTDSVETALGLADGRIDVELVDEGTVRTFSEHMSCPNEHPLTIDEIEPRSFSFNSPFGACPTCDGIGTRLQVDESLVVPDEDLSLGAGAIAPWSGGKQVSKYFNRLLKGLGDELGFDMKTPWKKLPKTAKAAILTGKDYKVHVKYKNRFGRERTYSTGFEGVYQYIQRKHDETESDWSRERYESYMREIPCASCDGTRLKPEILAVKVGERSIAEVSELALDEAATFLSSLELSDRDAAVAAQVMKEINARLGFLLDVGLDYLSLNRAAGTLSGGEAQRIRLATQIGSGLVGVLYVLDEPSIGLHQRDNRRLIETLNKLKELGNTLIVVEHDEDTIESADWIVDIGPGAGEHGGEVVYSGPVSGLRDADGSVTGDYLAGRRRIQMPTTRRPVDKDRMVTVEKAVENNLRDVTVSFPLGVLTAVTGVSGSGKSTLVNEILYTQMANVLNGASRVPGRHKRVTGLDNLDKVVHVDQSPIGRTPRSNPATYTGVFDHVRRLFAETESAKVRGYLPGRFSFNVKGGRCENCSGDGTIKIEMNFLPDVYVPCEVCQGARYNRETLEVTFKGKNIAEVLDMPIEEASDFFAAIPAISRHLKTLVEVGLGYVRLGQPATTLSGGEAQRVKLAAELQKRSRGRTVYVLDEPTTGLHFEDISKLLMVLQGLVDKGNTVIVIEHNLDVIGNADHIIDLGPEGGRGGGQIIAQGTPEEVAEVSASHTGRFLKPMLDR, from the coding sequence ATGAAAACCAATAACGGTGAGCAAGTGCCAGGCGTCTCCCATCTCGACACGCTGTGGGTCAAAGGCGCGAGGGCGCACAACCTCAAGAACGTCGAAGTCGCCCTGCCGCGCGACTCCATGGTCGTGTTCACCGGTCTGTCCGGATCGGGGAAGTCCTCCTTGGCGTTCGACACAATCTTCGCCGAAGGGCAGCGACGCTATGTCGAATCCCTGTCCTCCTACGCCCGCATGTTCCTCGGGCAGATGGACAAGCCCGATGTCGACTTCATCGAAGGACTGTCCCCGGCAGTGTCGATCGACCAGAAGTCGACCTCGCGCAACCCGCGTTCGACCGTGGGAACGATCACCGAGGTCTACGACTTCCTCCGTCTGCTGTGGGCACGCATCGGCGTCCCCCACTGCCCGGTGTGCGGTGAGGTGATCACGAAGCAGACTCCGCAGCAGATCGTCGACCAGCTGCTCGAGCTGCCCGAACGCACGAAGTTCCTCGTCCTCGCCCCCGTCGTCCGCTCCCGCAAGGGCGAGTTCGTCGATCTCTTCACCGAACTCCAGGCCAAGGGCTTCTCCCGCGTCGTCGTCGACGGTGAGCAGATCACCTTGAGCGATCCGCCGACCTTGGAGAAGCAGTACAAGCACACGATCTCCGTGGTCGTCGACCGACTCGTGGCGAAATCGGGCATGCGCCCGCGCCTGACCGACTCCGTCGAGACCGCACTCGGGCTCGCCGACGGCCGCATCGACGTCGAACTCGTCGACGAGGGCACGGTGCGCACCTTCTCCGAGCACATGTCCTGCCCGAACGAGCACCCGTTGACGATCGACGAGATCGAACCTCGCTCGTTCTCCTTCAACTCGCCCTTCGGCGCCTGCCCCACGTGCGACGGCATCGGCACCCGCCTCCAGGTCGATGAGAGTCTCGTCGTCCCCGATGAGGACCTCAGCCTCGGTGCCGGCGCGATCGCGCCCTGGTCCGGCGGCAAGCAGGTCTCGAAGTACTTCAACCGTCTGCTCAAGGGTCTCGGCGACGAACTCGGCTTCGATATGAAGACGCCGTGGAAGAAGCTGCCGAAGACGGCGAAGGCCGCGATCCTCACCGGCAAGGACTACAAGGTCCACGTCAAGTACAAGAACCGCTTCGGCCGGGAGCGGACGTACTCGACCGGCTTCGAAGGCGTCTACCAGTACATCCAGCGCAAACACGATGAGACCGAATCGGACTGGTCGCGGGAGCGCTACGAGTCCTATATGCGCGAGATCCCGTGCGCCAGCTGCGACGGGACCCGCCTCAAGCCCGAGATCCTTGCGGTCAAGGTCGGCGAGCGGTCGATCGCCGAGGTGTCCGAGCTTGCTCTCGACGAAGCCGCGACTTTCCTCTCCTCGCTCGAACTCAGTGACCGTGACGCTGCCGTGGCGGCGCAGGTGATGAAGGAGATCAACGCCCGTCTCGGCTTCCTCCTCGACGTCGGCCTCGACTATCTCAGCCTCAACCGCGCTGCGGGCACGCTCTCCGGCGGTGAGGCGCAGCGCATCCGCCTGGCCACTCAGATCGGTTCGGGACTCGTCGGGGTCCTCTATGTCCTCGACGAACCCTCGATCGGGCTGCACCAGCGCGACAATCGCAGACTCATCGAGACTCTCAACAAGCTCAAGGAGCTGGGAAACACGCTCATCGTCGTCGAACACGATGAGGACACCATCGAATCCGCGGACTGGATCGTCGACATCGGCCCCGGCGCCGGCGAACACGGGGGAGAGGTCGTCTATTCCGGCCCCGTTTCCGGGCTCAGAGACGCTGACGGATCGGTCACCGGCGACTATCTGGCCGGTCGTCGCCGGATCCAGATGCCGACCACGCGTCGACCCGTCGACAAGGACCGGATGGTCACCGTCGAGAAGGCCGTGGAGAACAACCTGCGTGATGTCACTGTGTCCTTCCCGCTCGGCGTCCTCACGGCCGTCACCGGCGTGTCCGGTTCCGGCAAGTCGACGCTGGTCAACGAGATCCTCTACACGCAGATGGCGAACGTCCTCAACGGTGCCTCGAGAGTCCCCGGCCGCCACAAGCGGGTGACCGGACTGGACAACCTCGACAAGGTCGTCCACGTCGACCAGTCGCCGATCGGTCGGACACCCCGGTCGAACCCCGCCACGTACACCGGAGTCTTCGACCATGTGCGCCGACTCTTCGCCGAGACCGAATCGGCGAAGGTCCGCGGCTACCTGCCCGGTCGGTTCTCCTTCAATGTCAAAGGCGGACGCTGCGAGAACTGCAGCGGCGACGGCACCATCAAGATCGAGATGAACTTCCTGCCCGACGTCTATGTCCCCTGCGAGGTCTGCCAGGGCGCCCGCTACAACCGGGAGACCCTCGAGGTCACCTTCAAGGGCAAGAACATCGCCGAGGTGCTCGACATGCCCATCGAGGAGGCCAGCGACTTCTTCGCCGCGATCCCAGCGATCTCGCGTCACCTCAAGACCCTCGTCGAGGTCGGGCTCGGCTACGTCCGCCTCGGGCAGCCGGCGACCACCCTCTCCGGCGGTGAGGCACAGCGTGTGAAGCTCGCGGCCGAACTGCAGAAGCGCTCACGCGGACGCACCGTCTACGTCCTCGACGAACCGACCACGGGACTGCACTTCGAGGACATCTCGAAGCTGCTCATGGTCCTGCAGGGCCTCGTCGACAAGGGCAACACGGTCATCGTCATCGAGCACAACCTCGACGTCATCGGCAACGCCGACCACATCATCGACCTCGGGCCCGAGGGCGGCCGCGGCGGCGGACAGATCATCGCCCAGGGCACACCTGAGGAGGTCGCCGAGGTGAGTGCCTCGCACACGGGCCGATTCCTCAAGCCGATGCTCGACCGCTGA
- the uvrC gene encoding excinuclease ABC subunit UvrC yields MPDPSSYRPATGSIPTSAGVYKFRDPDRRVIYVGKAKNLRNRLNSYFANPAQLHPRTSTMVHTANSVEWTVVDTEVEALQLEWTWINEFNPRFNVMFRDDKSYPYLAITMNDAVPRAYITRGKRRKGIKYFGPFAQVWAIKDTLDLLLRAFPMRTCTPGVYRRAERSGRPCLLGYIDKCAAPCVGQISKDDHKELARSISDFMSGNTGRFISYRQKEMAAAAADLDYERAAKLRDEIAALQKVLDKSAVVLSVSADCDVFALVTEELEASVQVFHVRQGRIRGQRGWIIERSDDHTPAELTTDYLRQAYSGLDADAIPKEILVDTLPADLESLEAWLSEQRGSRVTVRVPERGEKKAALETVTKNAKEALIQHKLKRSSDLTTRSQALKEIQEHLGLPEAPLRIECIDISHTQGSNVVASLVVFEDGMAKKRDYRHFAIHGEAAADDTASMYDVVSRRFSRYLEQMSSEEPDDRFGYRPSLLVVDGAGPQVAAAMRALTDLGIVDISVVGLAKRLEEIWVPDDPFPVILPRNSEGLFLMQRLRDEAHRFAITYHRSKRAKAMTSSVLDDVPGLGESKRTALLRHFGSVKKVRAASLDEICEVKGIGPALAEKIVAALAD; encoded by the coding sequence ATGCCCGATCCGTCCAGCTACCGTCCGGCCACGGGGTCGATCCCGACTTCGGCAGGGGTCTACAAGTTCCGCGACCCCGATCGCAGAGTGATCTACGTCGGCAAGGCGAAGAACCTCCGCAACCGGCTGAACTCGTACTTCGCGAATCCTGCGCAGCTGCACCCGCGGACCTCGACGATGGTCCACACCGCGAACTCCGTGGAATGGACCGTCGTCGACACCGAGGTCGAAGCCCTCCAGCTCGAATGGACGTGGATCAACGAGTTCAACCCGCGGTTCAACGTCATGTTCCGCGACGACAAGTCCTACCCGTACCTGGCGATCACCATGAACGACGCGGTGCCACGGGCGTACATCACCCGCGGCAAACGCAGGAAAGGCATCAAGTACTTCGGTCCCTTCGCCCAGGTGTGGGCGATCAAGGACACCCTCGACCTGCTGCTCAGAGCATTCCCGATGCGCACCTGCACCCCTGGCGTGTACCGCCGCGCCGAACGCAGCGGGCGCCCCTGCCTGCTCGGCTACATCGACAAATGCGCCGCTCCCTGCGTCGGCCAGATCAGCAAGGACGATCACAAAGAGCTCGCACGCAGCATCTCGGACTTCATGTCCGGCAACACCGGTCGGTTCATCAGCTACCGGCAGAAGGAGATGGCGGCCGCCGCGGCCGACCTCGACTACGAACGCGCCGCGAAGCTGCGCGACGAGATCGCGGCCCTGCAGAAGGTGCTCGACAAATCGGCGGTCGTCCTGTCGGTGAGCGCCGACTGCGACGTCTTCGCCCTCGTCACCGAAGAGCTCGAAGCCTCCGTGCAGGTCTTCCACGTGAGGCAGGGCCGCATCCGCGGACAACGCGGCTGGATCATCGAACGCTCCGACGACCACACCCCGGCCGAACTCACCACGGACTATCTGCGCCAGGCCTACTCCGGCCTCGACGCCGATGCGATCCCGAAGGAGATCCTCGTCGACACGCTGCCGGCCGACCTCGAATCCCTCGAAGCCTGGCTGAGCGAACAGCGGGGATCACGAGTGACGGTGCGCGTGCCCGAACGCGGAGAGAAGAAGGCGGCGCTGGAGACCGTGACGAAGAACGCGAAGGAAGCGCTCATCCAGCACAAGCTCAAGCGATCCTCCGACCTGACCACGCGCAGCCAGGCGCTCAAGGAGATCCAGGAGCATCTGGGACTGCCCGAAGCGCCGCTGCGGATCGAATGCATCGACATCTCCCATACCCAGGGGTCGAACGTCGTCGCATCCCTCGTCGTCTTCGAAGACGGAATGGCCAAGAAGCGCGACTACCGGCACTTCGCCATCCACGGCGAGGCTGCCGCCGATGACACGGCGTCGATGTACGACGTCGTGTCCCGTCGCTTCAGCCGCTACCTCGAACAGATGAGCTCCGAGGAGCCCGACGACCGCTTCGGCTATCGGCCCAGCCTCCTCGTCGTCGACGGCGCCGGCCCGCAGGTGGCGGCGGCCATGAGAGCGCTGACCGACCTCGGCATCGTCGACATCTCCGTCGTCGGTCTGGCCAAGCGTCTCGAGGAGATCTGGGTTCCCGACGATCCGTTCCCGGTGATCCTGCCGCGCAACTCAGAGGGCCTGTTCCTCATGCAGCGCCTTCGCGACGAAGCCCACCGCTTCGCCATCACCTACCACCGCTCCAAACGGGCGAAGGCGATGACGAGCTCCGTCCTCGACGACGTTCCCGGCCTCGGGGAGTCCAAACGGACCGCCCTGCTGCGGCACTTCGGATCCGTGAAGAAGGTGCGCGCCGCGAGCCTCGACGAGATCTGCGAAGTCAAGGGAATCGGTCCCGCACTGGCCGAGAAGATCGTCGCCGCCCTCGCCGACTGA